From the genome of Lemur catta isolate mLemCat1 chromosome 18, mLemCat1.pri, whole genome shotgun sequence:
ATTCTCCAGATCTGGAACGCTGACATACACTCCTTCTTCCCCCAGGAGCCTAGACAAGAGTACCAGTTTAAGCTGGCCCTAGTGGGCTTCTGGGGAGGGCATTCTCATGCTGGAGATTTGGCTGTAGATACCAGGGAGACCCAACAGTGGCAATTTGTCTGCACCAGCCACTTTGGAGGAATACAGCCTGCCTCCCTTTAGGCTCTTTCTCAGCAGAGGCATCTGCTCTTTCAGTCTTTGGAACTAGGGCCAGCAGTGTGTTCTGGAGTAAGACCAACATACAGCATACCCAGGCCACCACCCTGTCCACTCTAGAAGTCCTGGGTGAAGGCAAGGGCCTGATATTGAAGTGGTTGCTCATGCTAAACAAACCAGTGATGAGAACTGGCCTTGGTTGCCTGAGTAGTGTGCTCTGGTGTGGTCTCTCTTCTTAGGCATCTGACATAGTAGCATTTGCCATTACCCTACTCCCCACTTTATTTTAGAAGATCTCAAACCCCAGGAAAACGGTTCTCCAGACATCTTACTCTCTTTTCCCACCAAGCTTGTTTCTCCCAACTTGGGGTTGGGCACACTTCCCTGTGGTCTGTGGCATTTGCTGTGACCAGGTATGGGGCTCCAGCCCAGCCTGTTCCCCTCTCCCTCTACACAGCTCCATGTTCTATGACGAGGATGGGGATCTGGCTCACGAGTTCTATGAGGAGACAATCGTCACCAAGAACGGGCAGAAGCGGGCCAAGCTGAGGCGGGTGCATAAGAATCTGATTCCTCAGGTGAGGGGCTGGGCAGTGGTCACAGAGCCTATACATCAAGTATGTGGAGGTAGACCCAGATGGGATCTGTTGTCATGGTGGGGGATCTTGCGGGAGGAGCTGGGAGGaacaggaaggcttcctggagtagAGGCCCTGAGCTGACCTTCACTAGCCTCTGTTTCCATGGCAGGGCATCGTGAAGCTGGATCCCCCCCGCATCCACGTGGATTTCCCTGTGATCCTCTATGAGGTGTGAGCCTGGGAGGTGGCAGACACAagcaccccctgccccagcaaGAAACCCCCAGGCTCAAGGTGTGGCTTCCATTgaggagcccaggctggggccaCAACCCAGAATAAACTCCGTTGGCCCAGAACCTTCAGCTGTGAGCGGGGTCAGTCCTGCGATACTGGTTGGATGTTGGTTTCTGTGTGGACAAGAGGTGGTTAGTGGCTGGCAAAGGCTAATGGCAGACTTAGCAGCCCACTTTCCCCAGCCACCCCTGCAAGAAGCATGGCAGGGCATATACCCATCAGGAATGCCTGGTTCCTGGTTCCTTGTCTGGCCTGCTTTCTTCCAAGCTTGCCTGGGGCCCAGCCCTGCTAGAGGCTACAGCACTTTACAAGCAAGGTCTGACTTCTTCCAGCCCCTGGGCTGTGGGGGCTGTACATAAATGGAAACTTCCTTTCCTTCACTTCCCTTTTATCCCCTAGTCAGAGCATTTCAGCCGTTTGCTACCTCGATTTCTCCTGTGTTGGACAGAGGCTGGGGGCAGTGCCAGCCTGATTCTTCCCACTTACTTAACCATTTGTTCCCACTCTCAGATGCATAGACAGACAGTTGGCTGGCTGTTGATAGGAGTGGAGACTGGTGTGGGAGgcttctccctccacccagggCTAGGAAGCTGATCCCCACTACAACTAGTTGATGCCCCCTCCACCCAGTTGAGAAGGGTACAAGCTGGGGTCAGACGGGCTGTGGATGCTTGTGCCTATGAGGAGTTACTCCAACCCACTTATTCTGTCTAATCCCCCATGCCTTGCACTGACACCCCCGCCTCCAGTTGGGGAGGGACTATCCACCACCTTGTGGTAAGGGACTATACCCTAAGGCTGGTGCCAATAGCTATGAGTAGCCCACCACCCCTTCAGGATCAGTCAGGGGAAGTACTGGAGCTCATGGGTAGGGacagaaaggaggggaaaaaacataaaaggaataCTTAAAATGTGAAGGTTTGTAAATAGTCTAGTCCATGGTAATGTTTGGGCAGAGTCTGATTACTATATagaggtgacttttttttttttttttaatactgtgcAAGCTCTGTGCTTCTAGAGTGTGGGAAATGGCTTGGGGAAGGTGGTCCCCAGCCTAGAAAGACTGTTGTGTTATTTGttcaatttcaataaaattatttgtagatCCTGCACCTGAGAGTGGCATCTTCTAGGGCTGTGACACCCATTGTCTAGGTTACCACCTGGGCTCAATAGGTAGGCCTGGGCCCAGGACTTTGATGGGTCTTCCATGGCCCTCAAGACCAAGTGTAAGCCTGAGCCCAGCCTGTAGCCATCCCAGCTGTGGCCAGCAGGTGGCTGTGTGTTCACACAGAGGTCATAGCAAGCCCCCTCAGAATGGGGGGGACACTCACTTGTCTATTATGTTCAGTGTGATGAGGACCCCTGGAATCAGAAGTTCTTAGTATGCTTCACTAGGGACTGGCCCCACCTACTTGACCTAAGGTGAGAGTGTGACCCCAGATGGTTCTGTAATACCTGTCTTAGCTCCTGCATTGCCAACAGACCCCAGTGAGGTCACACACAGTCTAAGGCCCATGGACCTCAAAGTCCCAGCCTTAATAGATAGCAGCCAGATAGGTGTCACCAGGTCCTTGGCCTACTGCCAGGCTCTGCAGCCCAACTTAACCTGCCTCCTCTGAGTCTTGCCTGTGGACACCACAGGAGAGTGAGTTTCAGAGCTTCTGTTCCAGCAAACAAGGCtcagtgcccccccccccaatactccttctgctctctgctgcccctGGCTTCTCACCTATACATTACCCCCTGTGGACATTCTGCCTGCACTTCTTGGGGCCTGCTGTGAGGCAGATTCTCTGCCTTAGGCCATCAGCCCAATTCCTAGTTAGGGAGTGGGAAGTTCAGGGACAGGCTTCTGGGTCTAGGAAGTTGGCCTGCCAGTCTTTCCCGAGGCTTGAACTTGTTAAGTCCAGAGCAGGATCACCCTGTTCAGCCTGGAGTTGAAGTTCTGTGGGGTacctccccatcccccatccccccccAGATGCCAGGAACAAGGCCCCATCATCTTCCACTGCCCCCCCCCACGGGTTGTTCAAGGCCCGGGACTCTCCCATACCAAATGGCATCCTATCACACTATCACACAACCACTGTCCCAGCCTAGAGGAACTCCCTGTGTTGGGCCTGCCCAGCTGACCCCAAAGCTGGAAACAATGGAGGTCAGGGCAGTACTTCCTCACTCCCTCCCGCTGGGCTGTGCTCACTTCCTTCCTGCTGGCTGCAGGAGGAAGTGTCCCTGCCCTAGGACAGTCTGGCCTGGCCTTTGTTTCCCCAGGAATCCCCACCCTTGGAGCTTCTAAAGCCTCTGGCCCTTGTGAAGCCAGCATAGTGGTATACCGACACTGCACCTTCCCCTGCCATGTCCTGGACTCCTTGGTCCTCAGGGCCAGACTCCAGGGTATGTACCTAGCTTCCCCAGTCCACCACACAGCCTTCTGTTAGGAGAGAGGCCCCTAGGTATTGGGGAGGTGGGTCAGTGGGGTTTTGAGGGTAGGCAGATTTGTCCACACCTCTAGAGAGGTCTGCTGGAACTCTACTACAAATCTTCCCTGGGGCCAGTCAAGTTATTAGCACTCCTTCCCACAGGAACACACCCCTTTCCTCACCCATGTTGTAAGGGACCCCTACTCTGTGCAGTGGACTCAGTGAAATCCACCCAGGAATGTCCTCCAGCAGGTGAGCATTCTGCAGAACCCTCTCAGCCCCTGTCTCACCTCCCCCCATCCCACAGTCACACTTATCAACACATTGTCCTCTCTGTCACATGGGATGTTTctctcagtgggaaaaaaatgattcaGTTCCTGGAAGTCCCCCTAGCCCTCCCCCACAGGGGGCTGGTTCCCTTCTTTGGCACCTGCTGTGGGGGACCATCAGCTGAACGGCCCCAAGTAGTTTGACTCCCCAAAGCACTGTCACTTGGGCCCCTCTCAGACCCTACCGTTACCCAGGATGGGCCCCAACCCCAAGGTAAGGTTGGGACAAAGACGTTCCCCAGTGTTATGGAAGCTGTAGGTATGGGGGAGACTGGCATCTGAGCCTGGGCCGGTAGCCTTCCTGTCACCTGGGCCAGCTGGTGGGTCCAGATCTTACTGGGAGATTGGGGGAAGGGTAGATAGGGCAGCCGGCCAGCAGGGCATACCGGAGGGAAACAGGGTCAAGCCCATCTCCTCCCCCGCTCCTGTTCCTGGCCCTTTCCTCTCGGAGGGGCAGCAGGAAGTGAGGAGAAAGGGCTGGGATGGGAGGCGGGAGCGGGTGGGAGGGAATGGGGTTTATCAAGTCCTCGGCGGGCTGCCCAACGGGCAGCAGCTGGCGCAAGTAGCCTGGCTGAAGAGGTTCACCCCAGGAAGGCGGGAGGCCGCCGACCTACAACTAGGCCGACGGACTCCCACACAGGTGAGCCCAGCGCAGACGGTTGGTCTGTACCCCCATAGCAAAGCTTGCAGCAGCGCACCTTCCCTCTCTTTCCAGGCGCCCGAGCGGGGAAGGGTCTGGCGGTGCAGACGCGGGCCCTTTGGGGAGCTGAGTCCGGCACCGGGGAGTGGATCCAGGAAGAGCGAGGAGGTCTCGCACAGGGATCGCTCGGGTCCAGCTCCAAGCCTGCTCCCCACCAGGAGGGGCTTGCGGGGCGAAAGGGCTCTAGATACGGGATGGAGGCCCCGGGGAGCTCCTCCTTCTGACTTTCTCCTAGGTTCTGCCAGAAACTTCTGCAAGGGTGGTGCTGAGAGGGATCCCTGGGGGCTCCCAAAGGCCCCAGCAGAGGCTGGGCAGAAGACAGGATCCCAGGGATTGGCCCGCCCCTGATGCAGGTCGGGGAAAGGGGGGCGCCCAACCCCCCAGGCCCAACTGAGCTTCCCTGCCTTCAGCCCCGCGAGCCAAGCCGCGACCCGCGGCCTGAGTTGCCAGGACAACCACTGCCCGGGCCGGGCCCCGGGAGGGCTAAGAGGCGGTGCTTGGCCCCTTCCCCCTAGacgggcagggggcggggcttcCCTTCTGACTGCGGACTAGAGGGGAGCCCAGATTCCTAGGCGGCGGGGCATTACTGTCCGGGGAGGCCTGGGATCGGCTCAGgtcaaagtcccttttgccacacAAAGGGGCCCCAAGACTAGAGTCTACATTCGGAGGTGCAGAGCCAGATCCAAGGCCTCGGAGTCCCACAGCACCTCCTTATGGCCAAGCGGAGGAACGCCACCTCCTTTagtccctccccgcccccactgcCTGGTAGCTCAAGCTGTCCCTTTAAGAGGCTGGCGGCGCCGCGGAGCGAGGCGGACTGTACCACCGGCCTCGGGCCGTGGGGGAAGATCTCAGGCTGACTGGTGCTCGCCGCTGAGACTCCAGCAGGAAGTCCTGTTCGGCGGGGCCTCAGGGCTCCAGATGGGGGGGCCACGTTCTTCCGCAGAGGATCTGGGGATCCTCGAGCTGGAAACGCGGCACTGGCGGCGAGAAAGGCGGGCACACCTTCCCGCCCCAGCCGCAAGTCCTGCCCCGGGTCCACCTCCGCTCGGGATTCTTAAAGGGCCCGCAGGCCTGGGGGCGGAGCCAGCAGAGGCGCCGAGCCGGGGCAGTGCCTGGGTGAACGGCCGgagcgggctgggctgggcccggGATGGCGGTAGCCCTAGCGCGGGTCCGGGTGGCGCCCCGCGCGAGGTGAGGGCGGGCGGTGCAGGCCTGGCGACTCTCTCCCCGGGGGCTGGGCTCGGAATCCCCGAGGGTGCTCCAGAGAGGCGGCCCAGGAACCCCACCCCCACCGGGCCCGGCTCGGGCCCCACgtgcggggcgggggcggggtccCGCACAAAGGCCAGGAGGAGTGCTTTCTATCCCGGACCGGCCGGCTGCGTGGGGGCGGGCGCGCGCATTCCCGATGGCGGTGGAGGGAAGGGCTGGTCTGCCGGCGCCGCTGTGGGAGGTCCGCTGCCTCTTTGTCCTCGTGAGGGACACCAAACCTGGGAGAGTGTCAGCGCTGAAGACAAAGTCCTGACAGCCTCCCTCTTCTGCCGGGCGAGTGTTATACAGATACTAGCCTCATGGCTGTGTTCCTTCTAGCTTCTTAGCCTCTTCATGAGCTGTGTCCTGCCTAATCAAGGGGTACAGGGTGGGCCTCAGGGGTTCAAGGCTGTCTGAAACCATGTACTGGATGGTAGACAGGCATGTATGTGGCTCTGGCAATGGGTACATAGCCCAATTTATCCAATTTATCACAGACCTAACAAAGATTAGGTTAACTGCTCCAGGAAGGAGCCCTGTGCTCCTGGCAGTGCGTCCGTCCCCAGTGTGTCTTGCCTGCCCTTCAGTGGCCTGTGGTCTCTCAAACCTATTACAGCTGTGTATGTTCTGAATAGCCATGGGTACCGTGCCCCACATGGCGTGGGCTCCGGGAGCATAGATGGGCTTGAAGTGGGCAACTCCAGGATTCTCTACATTGACTTGTTCTTTCCCACCCTTCCTCTAGTTCCTGAGCTGGTGCCAGGCAGGTGACACTTCCTGCAACCCCCAGCATGTGGGCAGGCCCAGGCCCCACTGTTATACTGGCCCTGGTGCTAACGGTGGCATGGGCCATGGAGCTCAAGCCCACAGCGCCACCCATCTTCACGGGCCGGCCCTTTGTGGTAGCGTGGGATGTGCCCACACAGGACTGTGGCCCACGCCTCAAGGTGCCACTGGACCTGACTGCCTTTGATGTGCAGGCCTCGCCTAATGAGGGTTTTGTGAACCAGAACATCACCATCTTCTATCGCGACCGTCTAGGGTTGTATCCACGCTTCGATTCAGCTGGGAGGTCTGTGCATGGTGGTGTGCCACAGAATGGCAGTCTCTGGGCACATCTGAAGATGCTGAAGAGACGTGTAGAGCACTACATTCGGACACAGGAGCCTGCGGGGCTGGCGGTTATTGACTGGGAGGACTGGCGGCCTGTGTGGGTGCGTAACTGGCAAGACAAGGATGTGTACCGCCGGTCATCACGCCAGCTGGTAGCCAGTCGCCACCCTGACTGGCCATCAGACCGAGTAGTCAAGCAGGCCCAGTATGAGTTTGAGTTCGCTGCACGGCAGTTCATGCTGGAGACACTACGCTATGTCAAAGCAGTTCGCCCCCAGCACCTCTGGGGCTTCTACCTCTTTCCTGACTGCTACAATCATGATTATGTGCAGAACTGGGAGAGCTACACAGGCCGCTGCCCTGATGTTGAGGTGGCCCGCAATGACCAGCTGGCCTGGCTATGGGCAGAGAGCACGGCCCTCTTCCCCTCTGTCTACCTGGACGAGACGCTCGCTTCCTCTGCCCATGGCCGCAACTTTGTCAGCTTCCGTGTTCAGGAGGCCCTTCGCGTGGCTCACACCCACCATGCCAATCATGCACTCCCAGTCTACGTCTTCACGCGGCCCACCTATAGCCGCAGGCTCACTGGGCTTAGTGAGGTATGTGCCTTCCAGGGCCCTGCCTTTGTCTTCATACTTTGAGAAACCACTGCATGTTCACGTTACCAGGGACCTGCAGCCTTAGTTTATCGGGTACTCCACATCCCCTCAAGTCATTCGCTTTATAACCTTGTGAAAGAATGACATGATTacctccatttttcagataagaaaattgaggcacagagatgctAAAAAGTTTGCTCAAAGCTTCCCAACAAATCCAGGCAGAGCAGAGATTTGGTCCCTGCATTCTGACTTAGGAGTCCATCCTGACAGATACATGCCCTAGGCTCAAGTGTGCCATTGGCTTAGAAAACCGAGGCCCGAAGTGGCAGTGGAAATGGTCTTAAACATTTAAGGAGAAGGTGAAACAGACAGATCCTCTATCTGGAGATGAAAAGCACGGGGGATCGGGCTGGGGGGTCAGCAGGTTGGAACAGACTTGGGCCTGCCGGCGCTGTCTGTCCTTCCCACCCTCAGTCTTCCCCTTTGACCATCCCTTCCCACACAGATGGACCTCATCTCTACCATTGGTGAGAGCGCAGCTCTGGGTGCAGCTGGTGTCATCCTCTGGGGCGACGCCGGGTATACCACAAGCACGGTAAGTAAGACCCACCCTACCTGCTGGAACTGAGTCTACAGGGACAGGCAGAGAGTTTGGGCCTTTGGCTACCAGCGTCAGGTGGGCAAACCTAGTCTGGCCTCTTTGTCTATCTCTCACCGGGGGCGTCACTGGTTCCAAGAGAGAAGGAGGGCACCCCCACCCGGCTCCCAGGAAAGAGGAAATGCTGTCCTGAACAGCTGTTGAGTTCCACCCTTCCCCATCTGCCCAGCTGGGCTCTGGtctccgcccccacccccttctcagCAGGAGCAGAGACTGTGAGGGTCCACTTGAATGTACAAATGTGTGCACTGTTAAAAAGGTACAGCCACCACAGTGGGGACACAGAGTTTCCAAATGGGCCTGTGGGGTGAAGCAGCTGACCTGACCTGTGATCCCTGGCTTCTGTCCCCAGGAGACCTGCCAGTACCTCAAGGATTACCTGACACGGCTGCTGGTCCCCTACATGGTCAATGTATCCTGGGCCACCCAGTATTGCAGTTGGGCCCAGTGTCATGGCCATGGGCGCTGTGTGCGCCGCAACCCCAATACCAATACCTTCCTGCACCTCAGCGCCAAGAGCTTCCGCCTAGTGCCTGGACACGCACCTGGTGAGCCCCAGCTGCGACCTGTGGGGGAGCTCAGCTGGGCTGACCTTGATCACCTGCAGACACATTTTCGCTGCCAGTGCTACTTGGGCTGGGGTGGCGAGCAATGCCAGTGGGACCGTAGGCGGGCAGCTGGAGGTGCCAGCGGGACCTGGGCTGGATCCCACCTCGCCAGCCTGCTGGCTTTGGTAGCCCTGGCCTTCACCTGGACCTTGTAGGGGTCTCTTGCCTGGCTGCCTAGCAAGCTGGCCTCTGTCACAAGGGCTCTCCTGGGCATGTAGGAGCCTGTAGGGGGTGGACAAACTCAACTCCACAGGGGGCAGAGCCCCTGGGATGCCCAGCAGGACATCTATATCAGCTCTCACCCCCCTGTTCTAAGGGGGAGGGGAAGTCCCCTGGGAGGTCCCTTCTCTCCTTGCCAGAGGGGACGGAGAAtacagctgggctggggagggcctgACCCTACTCCCCTGCCCCTggatagtttattattattattttggggtctgttttgtaaattaaatataaaacaactgCTTCTGTGCTTGGACTTTCTGCACCTTGGCTAGGGCATGTGAGAGAGATTCCAGGATCTTCCATGAGGTTTGAGTTCAGCTCTGTCTCTGTGAAACCCTCTGCTAGGGACTTCCCATCTGTAAGATGTGTTCACAGGGCCCTGCCACTGGGAGTGGAGGATCCACGTGCCATCCTAACAACAAGGACCTTGCTTTCTCCATATTCATTAGAAGGGAGTTGGGCCCAACCTGGCATGAGGGATGGCGCTCATATGCTTCTACCACTTGCCTCTGTACCTCCAGCTGGGCCAGTCCCAGCCTCCTTGCCTCACCAACCCAGGGAGCAAGAGGGAAGGGGATGTTTGAccttctctgctccctgctccagAGGGCAGTAGACTCCATCCACGTATACCCCATCCACGTACCCCTCCCCTCATCAGGGTCACAGCCCTCCCTTCAGTCtggtggtggggaggaaggcaggggatTGGGATCTGAATCCAGAGGTTCAGTCCCTGTCACTCTATAGTGATGCATGATGAGGCTGGGGGAGGCATTCTGGGAACGGAGGCATCCTCAAAGGTCAGCTTTCTCCTGACCATGGGGAGAACACGGCTAGTCCCTGGCTGTCCCAGAGGACAGAAGGAGCAGCTGGAGTAGTCAGACCACTGCCTTTGATGGGAGTTAACTCAGCCCCTTCCCGCGGCCACCAGATGCAAGGGTGTGCGTGGCCCTGACCGTGATGACTCACCCACACAgccctgccttcaggaaactctgGCTCTGGGGAGACAGACTCAAGAAAcaactgaggccgggcgcggtggctcacgcctgtaatcctagcactctgggaggccgaggcgggtggattgctcgaggtcaggagttcgagaccagcccaagcaagagcaagaccccgtctctactaaaaaaaatagaaagaaattatatggtcaactaaaaatctatatagaaaaaattagccaggcatagtggtgcatgcctgtagtcccagctactcgggaggctgaggcaggaggatcccttaagccgaggagtctgaggttgctgtgagctaggctgacgccacggcactcactttagcctgggcaacaaagcgagactctgtctcaaaacaaaaaaaaagaaagaaagaaataactgaaTTGTGAGGGGAGATGTCCTGGAGGAGGTGTTTTCTACATTGAGTTTTGAAAGGTGAGGGGGCAGCTTGAGGCTCAAGAACAAAGCCTGGACAGAGGCTGGAGGAAGCTGGAACACGGCTGGTACATGGAGTTCGGGGCTGGGATGTGGTCTGGGGGCTGctgcaggcagaggcagaaggggcAGCCCTAGAGCGGCACCAGGCCTGTCTTTGCCTGATGGTGGTGACTGTTTCACCTGTTCAGTAAACACACTGAGCACACACATGTGCCAgcactgggctgggtgctggggaacCACACCAACAAACACCCTTGTCCTTGTGGGGATGACAAAGTTGAAGGACATGTATACTAGATGCGCAGACCAAGTCAGATGCCAGACAGAGGCAAGGGGATGGTGTGTTTAGGGAAGCAGAGCCTGGAGAAACAAGCCCGGCCAAAGTGATGTCAACTCAGGTTGCAGAGAGATCCCTCCTTTGTCCCTCTGGCTAGTGATAGCAAAGAATGGAGAAGAGGGGGAGGTGGCAGCACCTGAAAGGTGATATGGTCAATTCACACAGTGGAGGAGGAGATGGAAGTGGAGGGGCCGTAGTTGCTATGGCCATGGTAGGGAGAGGCCAGGCTGGAGAGAAGATTCAGTATTGGCCAACAAGGCCATGAGGTGGTGGAGCTCAGCAGAGAGGGAGCAAGGATGGAGTTGTGATCTGTCTCCCCCACACCTGTGACTTCCCACACCTGTGACCTCATGTCCCACCCACACCTGTAACTTCCCAACACACAGGTGA
Proteins encoded in this window:
- the TUSC2 gene encoding tumor suppressor candidate 2 codes for the protein MGASGSKARGLWPFASAAGGGSPEAAGAEQALVRPRGRAVPPFVFTRRGSMFYDEDGDLAHEFYEETIVTKNGQKRAKLRRVHKNLIPQGIVKLDPPRIHVDFPVILYEV
- the HYAL2 gene encoding hyaluronidase-2 — its product is MWAGPGPTVILALVLTVAWAMELKPTAPPIFTGRPFVVAWDVPTQDCGPRLKVPLDLTAFDVQASPNEGFVNQNITIFYRDRLGLYPRFDSAGRSVHGGVPQNGSLWAHLKMLKRRVEHYIRTQEPAGLAVIDWEDWRPVWVRNWQDKDVYRRSSRQLVASRHPDWPSDRVVKQAQYEFEFAARQFMLETLRYVKAVRPQHLWGFYLFPDCYNHDYVQNWESYTGRCPDVEVARNDQLAWLWAESTALFPSVYLDETLASSAHGRNFVSFRVQEALRVAHTHHANHALPVYVFTRPTYSRRLTGLSEMDLISTIGESAALGAAGVILWGDAGYTTSTETCQYLKDYLTRLLVPYMVNVSWATQYCSWAQCHGHGRCVRRNPNTNTFLHLSAKSFRLVPGHAPGEPQLRPVGELSWADLDHLQTHFRCQCYLGWGGEQCQWDRRRAAGGASGTWAGSHLASLLALVALAFTWTL